From the genome of Micromonospora lupini:
AGGCCCGCCGGCCACACGCCGGGAGCCGCGCTCAGCGGCGGACGCGGGGCACGTGCCGCCGGTACGCGCTGACCGTCGGATCGCCGTCCAGCCAGAACCGCCACGGCAGATCGTGCGCGCCGGTCACGCCGACCCGGGGCCCCGCCACCACCGTCTCGTCCGGCACCTGCCGCACCGGCGGGCGCAACCGGACCGGGCCGTCGCCGAGCAGGTACGCGCCGTACACCGCGCGGTCGATGCCGAGCGTGGCGCAGAGCCGGGCCGGCCCCCGGGCCAGGTCCACGTCCCGCCGCACCGCCGGCCGGCGAGCCCGCGCGGTGTCCAGGCCCTCGACCACCGCACCGGCGCGCAGCAGCACGGCGGCGGCCTCCCCTTCGATGCCGGTGACCACGTTCATGCACCAGTGCATGCCGTAGGTGAAGTAGACGTAGCCGTGCCCGGCGGGGCCGAACATCACAGCGTTGCGCGCGGTGCGGCCGCGGTGCGCGTGCGAGGCCGGGTCACCGGCCGTGCCGGCGTACGCCTCGACCTCGGTGATCCGGACGGTGACCTCGCCGGCGGACAGCCGACAACCCAGCAGGCCCCGCGCGGCTGGCAGCAGTGGACCGGTGAGCAGGCTCGCCAGCGCCTCCCGGTCGGCGTCGGCGCTGCCGTCGTCCGGCGCGAGTTCCATGACCCGAACGGTACCCAGACCGCACCCCGAGCACCCTGTCGACCGATCCCGCCGGCCACCGCGAGGCCCACCAGGGTTCACCTTCTCGCCATCCGATCCGCCGAAACCCGCCCGGCGGCCGGCGGGTGTATCGGGTGTCGTCGCAGGGCGCGGCGGCACATCGGGAGAGGAACCACCATGACCGTACGCACGATTCGCCGCCCCCTTCTCGCCATCGGCCTGGCCGCGGCCGGGGCCGTGCTGGCCCTCGCTCCGTCGGCAAGCGCCAGCGCCCCGTCGCAGGTGGGCGCCGCAACCGACGGCGCTCCGCTGACCGCAGTCGTGCTGGGCGGCATCGGCAAGATCGACGCCAGTGGGGCGGCCGTCTTCGTCCCGGTCACCCTGACCTGCTCGCAGCCGACGCAGGTGGACCTGACCGTGAAGGTCGCCCAGGCGATCGGGGACACGATGCGGACCGGCACGACCACCCGCAAGGTGGCCTGCGACGCCACCACCCAGAAGGTGCGGATCGCGGTGACCGCCACCGAGCGTCCCTTCGCGCCGGGTGTGGCGTTCGGCGTGGTGACCGGGAACTCCTGCGACGCGCTGTGCAACTCGATCACCGACGAGCACCGGTTCGACCTGGCGCTCTGAACCGTGGCGTGGCGGCACGGCACGGCCGTGCCGCCACGCTTCAACAATCTGTTGACAATTTGACGTTGATGGGGTGTGCTCGGGACATGACGACCGAGGAGCTGTTCACCGCCCCCGACCCGGCCCGCGCTCGCGCCCACCGCACCCACGAGGCGCTGCAACGGATCAGCGAGCGGCACGCCGGCTCCGACGCCCGGCGGGGACGCTGGGCCCACCCGTACGTGCTGGACCCGTGGGAGGCGGTGGCCCTGGTCACCGCCCTCGCCGCAGGTGGCGCCGAGCGGGAGCCCACCGAGGAGCCGGTGGACGCCGCCGACCTCACCGCCGCGCTGACCCTGCTGCCGCACGTCCGCGCCGAGCTGGACGCCCTGGAGGCGGGGCTGCTGACGCTCGCCCGCGACCGGGGGCTGACCTGGCAGTCCATCGCGTACGGGCTGGGGCTGGGCAGCGCGCAGGCCGCCCGGCAGCGCTACGAGCGGGTCGCGGCCCGCTCGTCCGAGCAGACCCCCTGATCCACCCGGCACCGACGCGACCCACTGGTCCGCGGCGAGCCCGGCGATCGGATCGGCCGGGGACCGGCGGATCGGCCGCCGGACGGGCAGACTGTGCGCAACGCGAGGAGGCACCCATGGAGCGCGCGGAGATGCTGGCGTACTGCCTGGCCAAGCCGGGAGCCTGGCTGGACCGGCCGTGGGAGGGCGACGAGGTGGTGAAGGTGGGCAGCCGGATCTTCGCGTTCCTCGGCGACGGCGACGGAAAGCCCACTGTCGGCATCAAGTGCGGCCAGACCC
Proteins encoded in this window:
- a CDS encoding DNA-3-methyladenine glycosylase; translated protein: MELAPDDGSADADREALASLLTGPLLPAARGLLGCRLSAGEVTVRITEVEAYAGTAGDPASHAHRGRTARNAVMFGPAGHGYVYFTYGMHWCMNVVTGIEGEAAAVLLRAGAVVEGLDTARARRPAVRRDVDLARGPARLCATLGIDRAVYGAYLLGDGPVRLRPPVRQVPDETVVAGPRVGVTGAHDLPWRFWLDGDPTVSAYRRHVPRVRR
- a CDS encoding DNA-binding protein; protein product: MTTEELFTAPDPARARAHRTHEALQRISERHAGSDARRGRWAHPYVLDPWEAVALVTALAAGGAEREPTEEPVDAADLTAALTLLPHVRAELDALEAGLLTLARDRGLTWQSIAYGLGLGSAQAARQRYERVAARSSEQTP